Proteins encoded by one window of Arachis ipaensis cultivar K30076 chromosome B04, Araip1.1, whole genome shotgun sequence:
- the LOC110271583 gene encoding uncharacterized protein LOC110271583 — MAAATNINIASTGIVLEALTKDNYDNWSTLVKNYLVGQGLWRGIVEADQNSNNNNKSETEEWISKNAKALHAIQLACGSENLSNIRKFEKAREAWNHLKISFSKDVRAFPDSDQEHGSHVHRLHSAVKRGYWNDAKSYQQVPGLYILHRILHGKDGSPRGSGFW, encoded by the coding sequence ATGGCAGCAGCTACTAATATCAATATTGCTTCAACCGGGATCGTTCTGGAAGCGCTTACAAAAGACAACTACGACAACTGGAGCACTCTGGTGAAAAACTATCTTGTTGGTCAAGGTCTATGGCGTGGTATAGTTGAGGCTGatcaaaatagtaataataataataaatcagaAACGGAAGAATGGATATCGAAGAACGCAAAGGCTTTACACGCCATTCAACTGGCGTGTGGATCAGAGAACCTCTCCAACATAAGAAAATTCGAAAAGGCCAGAGAGGCATGGAACCACTTGAAGATCTCATTCAGCAAAGACGTGAGAGCGTTTCCAGATTCAGATCAAGAACATGGCAGTCACGTTCACAGGCTCCACAGTGCAGTAAAGAGAGGATACTGGAACGACGCGAAATCGTATCAACAGGTACCCGGACTCTATATTCTCCACCGCATCCTCCACGGGAAGGACGGTTCTCCACGTGGCAGTGGCTTCTGGTAA
- the LOC107637040 gene encoding uncharacterized protein LOC107637040, with translation MGNQRLLKMQDKRGYTALALVAELTDNVAMAERMVVKGGEELLTIRTKQDDDEYVGGYINDYQNGEIPVLIASKKGHKEMTTYLFSKTPPPVFFEKGGRYGIMLLTRCIYAEIFDVAASLIQHRLSGELRIDPESESVDLRPIYALAHMPSAFRSGSQLGLWQRFIYHCLRLKTLLKLSNKSMEIILHVDPDDTKANILANLIATSPLDKISSGLRKLPGGEKIYEMKKNHHVACEILKWLSKKISELDETKLHKCLAYDSMLHAAKYGLVEFIDSMRHANPDLLWAMDKNERGIFSHAIAYRHDTVFRFIHEIEGRKEMIASREDVFDNNILHLAAELGPSSYLGKFPNSALQMQKELQWFKVLSLTLKCVYALTFI, from the exons ATGGGGAACCAGCGGTTGCTGAAGATGCAGGACAAAAGGGGATACACTGCGCTTGCTCTTGTTGCTGAGTTAACGGACAACGTAGCTATGGCGGAGAGGATGGTTGTTAAAGGAGGAGAGGAGTTGCTAACCATAAGGACCAAGCAAGACGATGATGAATATGTTGGTGGTTACATCAACGACTACCAGAATGGTGAGATTCCGGTTCTCATTGCTTCCAAGAAGGGTCACAAAGAAATGACCACGTACCTGTTCTCTAAGACTCCTCCTCCTGTTTTCTTTGAGAAGGGAGGCCGTTATGGAATTATGCTTCTTACGCGATGCATCTATGCAGAAATATTCG ATGTTGCTGCCTCATTGATCCAACACAGGCTTAGTGGAGAATTGCGAATTGATCCTGAATCAGAATCAGTGGACCTACGGCCCATATATGCACTAGCTCACATGCCTTCTGCATTTCGTAGTGGAAGCCAGCTTGGATTATGGCAGAGATTTATTTATCACT GTCTGAGGCTGAAGACACTCCTAAAGCTTTCTAATAAAAGTATGGAGATTATATTACATGTTGATCCGGACGACACAAAGGCAAATATCTTGGCTAATCTTATTGCAACTTCTCCTTTAGACAAAATCTCTAGTGGACTTCGAAAACTTCCGG GGGGTGAGAAAATATATGAGATGAAAAAGAACCATCATGTAGCATGTGAGATTCTGAAATGGTTGAGCAAAAAAATATCGGAATTAGACGAAACCAAGCTACATAAGTGCTTAGCTTACGACTCCATGTTGCACGCAGCAAAGTATGGACTTGTTGAGTTCATAGATTCAATGAGGCATGCAAATCCTGACCTTCTGTGGGCCATGGACAAAAATGAAAGAGGCATATTTTCACATGCAATTGCGTATCGTCATGACACAGTTTTCAGATTCATTCATGAGATCGAGGGGCGTAAAGAGATGATTGCATCCCGTGAAGACGTCTTCGATAATAACATTTTGCATCTTGCAGCTGAACTAGGACCTTCCTCTTACCTTGGCAAATTTCCCAATTCAGCATTGCAAATGCAAAAAGAACTTCAATGGTTTAAGGTCCTCTCTCTGACTCTTAAGTGTGTCTATGCACTCACATTCATTTAA
- the LOC107639816 gene encoding uncharacterized protein LOC107639816 isoform X1, with amino-acid sequence MAAANMNIASTGIVLEALRKDNYENWSTLVKNYLVGQDLWHGIIGEAEADDQNIPPDQDNLRAREISNRSKNAKALHAIQLACGSENLSNIRKEKNARDAWNHLKFTFSEDSRAFPDTEQGSESQHIFKLHSYIKRGYWNDAKSFIERNTDAIFFTVPSSGRTVLHVAVASGRKAIVKELVSIGNRRLLRMQDKKGYTCLALAAKFTDDTEIAEWLIKKGGTEMLTIKTKDDDDGGGGAAYDKITKRKKDEDDNDDGNDKGKIPVVIAAAKGHKKMTKYLFSQTPIEVFFDNDGHYGLMLLRRCIDAEIFDLAAVLLQHRRNRTMNPLIRKPKDLRPIVYALAHMHSAFRSGTHLGWWRQFIYKCLRIPSHLDLDGTSIEIVLHVKYDKEPPNRNTVVANSHFWAIHVLWKIIIKVVVFWHLKLSWLPCKLLIKYVTDFLRILPGSEKMYEMKRNHYLVLEILGCLSRKMSSLDEPELHECLAYDTILHAAKHGIIEFIDSMRHANPDLMWAMDKNKRGIFSHAILNRQEKVFQLITKIEGHKEMIASRKDVFNNNMLHLAAALGPSSYLDSRSNAALQMQRELHWYKAVKDIVHPKCKEAKNVDGKKPRELFTKNHESLVKEGENWARDTARSFTIVGTLIITIMFAAAFSASGGRDSDTGVPTLLSLRKRAFKVFILADAISLITSSSSVLIFIWILTSRYAENDFFWKLPVKFLAGLLTLFVSVTSMMIAFGAALYMMLKGHRGIIMAVVSLAVVPVLVLIPTLLFLSFEIFISTWRSSLLPDKKG; translated from the exons ATGGCAGCTGCTAACATGAATATTGCATCAACTGGAATCGTTCTGGAGGCACTAAGAAAAGATAACTATGAGAACTGGAGCACTCTCGTGAAGAACTATCTGGTGGGTCAAGATCTCTGGCATGGTATTATTGGTGAGGCTGAAGCTGATGATCAAAATATTCCTCCTGATCAAGATAACCTCCGGGCCAGGGAAATAAGTAACAGATCCAAAAATGCAAAAGCTTTACATGCAATTCAACTCGCATGTGGATCTGAGAATCTCTCCAAcataagaaaagagaaaaatgcgAGAGACGCTTGGAATCACTTGAAGTTCACCTTCAGCGAGGACTCGAGAGCCTTTCCAGATACTGAGCAGGGAAGTGAAAGTCAACACATTTTCAAGCTCCACAGTTACATCAAGAGAGGCTACTGGAACGATGCAAAATCCTTCATCGAAAGAAACACCGATGCAATCTTCTTTACCGTGCCCTCTTCAGGAAGAACCGTCCTTCACGTCGCGGTGGCTTCCGGGCGAAAAGCGATAGTGAAGGAGTTGGTAAGCATAGGGAACCGGCGGCTGCTGAGAATGCAAGACAAAAAGGGATACACTTGTCTTGCTCTTGCTGCTAAATTTACAGATGACACGGAGATCGCGGAGTGGTTGATTAAGAAAGGAGGAACAGAGATGCTAACCATCAAGACCAAAGATGATGACGACGGTGGTGGTGGTGCTGCTTATGATAAAATAACAAAGCGAAAGAAGGATGAGGATGATAACGATGATGGTAATGACAAAGGGAAGATTCCAGTGGTGATAGCAGCAGCCAAGGGTCACAAAAAGATGACCAAGTATCTGTTCTCCCAAACTCCTATTGAGGTCTTTTTCGACAACGATGGCCATTACGGGCTTATGCTTCTCAGGCGATGCATCGATGCAGAAATATTTG ATCTTGCCGCCGTGTTACTCCAACATAGACGAAATAGGACGATGAACCCTCTTATTCGTAAACCCAAAGACCTTCGGCCCATAGTATATGCATTAGCTCACATGCATTCTGCATTTCGTAGCGGTACCCATCTTGGATGGTGGCGGCAATTTATTTATAAAT GTTTGAGGATACCATCACACTTAGACCTTGACGGTACTAGTATCGAGATCGTTCTACATGTCAAATACGATAAGGAACCACCAAACAGAAATACAGTAGTGGCGAATAGTCATTTTTGGGCAATTCATGTTTTATGGAAAATCATCATCAAAGTAGTGGTTTTCTGGCACTTGAAACTCTCAT GGCTACCTTGTAAGCTATTGATCAAATATGTCACCGATTTCCTTCGAATACTTCCTG GAAGTGAGAAAATGTATGAGATGAAAAGGAACCATTATCTGGTACTTGAAATTCTCGGATGCTTGAGCAGAAAAATGTCATCACTAGATGAACCAGAGCTACATGAGTGCTTAGCCTACGACACTATATTACATGCAGCCAAGCATGGAATTATTGAGTTCATAGATTCAATGAGACACGCGAATCCTGATCTTATGTGGGCCATGGACAAAAATAAGAGGGGCATATTTTCACATGCAATTTTGAATAGACAAGAAAAAGTGTTCCAACTCATTACCAAAATTGAAGGGCATAAAGAGATGATTGCGTCCCGTAAAGACGTGTTTAACAATAACATGTTGCATTTGGCAGCTGCCTTAGGACCTTCCTCTTACCTTGATAGTAGATCCAATGCGGCTCTTCAAATGCAAAGAGAACTTCATTGGTATAAG GCGGTGAAAGATATTGTGCATCCCAAGTGCAAAGAAGCTAAAAATGTTGATGGCAAGAAGCCTCGTGAACTGTTCACCAAAAACCATGAGAGTTTGGTGAAAGAAGGTGAAAATTGGGCAAGAGATACCGCTCGTTCTTTTACGATTGTTGGTACTCTCATCATCACCATCATGTTTGCTGCAGCCTTCTCTGCCTCAGGAGGACGTGATTCAGACACTGGCGTACCCACTTTATTAAGCTTAAGAAAGCGTGCTTTTAAGGTGTTTATTTTAGCAGATGCAATTTCGCTCATCACATCTTCTTCTTCGGTCTTGATTTTTATTTGGATCCTGACGTCGCGTTACGCTGAGAATGATTTCTTCTGGAAGTTACCCGTCAAATTCCTCGCAGGCCTCCTCACCCTGTTTGTTTCAGTGACATCCATGATGATAGCCTTTGGTGCTGCGCTTTATATGATGCTCAAGGGACACAGAGGGATTATAATGGCAGTGGTATCGCTCGCGGTTGTTCCAGTTTTGGTACTCATACCAACACTCTTGTTCCTctcttttgagatttttatatctACATGGAGATCTAGTTTGCTCCCTGACAAGAAGGGATAG
- the LOC107639816 gene encoding uncharacterized protein LOC107639816 isoform X2: protein MAAANMNIASTGIVLEALRKDNYENWSTLVKNYLVGQDLWHGIIGEAEADDQNIPPDQDNLRAREISNRSKNAKALHAIQLACGSENLSNIRKEKNARDAWNHLKFTFSEDSRAFPDTEQGSESQHIFKLHSYIKRGYWNDAKSFIERNTDAIFFTVPSSGRTVLHVAVASGRKAIVKELVSIGNRRLLRMQDKKGYTCLALAAKFTDDTEIAEWLIKKGGTEMLTIKTKDDDDGGGGAAYDKITKRKKDEDDNDDGNDKGKIPVVIAAAKGHKKMTKYLFSQTPIEVFFDNDGHYGLMLLRRCIDAEIFGLRIPSHLDLDGTSIEIVLHVKYDKEPPNRNTVVANSHFWAIHVLWKIIIKVVVFWHLKLSWLPCKLLIKYVTDFLRILPGSEKMYEMKRNHYLVLEILGCLSRKMSSLDEPELHECLAYDTILHAAKHGIIEFIDSMRHANPDLMWAMDKNKRGIFSHAILNRQEKVFQLITKIEGHKEMIASRKDVFNNNMLHLAAALGPSSYLDSRSNAALQMQRELHWYKAVKDIVHPKCKEAKNVDGKKPRELFTKNHESLVKEGENWARDTARSFTIVGTLIITIMFAAAFSASGGRDSDTGVPTLLSLRKRAFKVFILADAISLITSSSSVLIFIWILTSRYAENDFFWKLPVKFLAGLLTLFVSVTSMMIAFGAALYMMLKGHRGIIMAVVSLAVVPVLVLIPTLLFLSFEIFISTWRSSLLPDKKG, encoded by the exons ATGGCAGCTGCTAACATGAATATTGCATCAACTGGAATCGTTCTGGAGGCACTAAGAAAAGATAACTATGAGAACTGGAGCACTCTCGTGAAGAACTATCTGGTGGGTCAAGATCTCTGGCATGGTATTATTGGTGAGGCTGAAGCTGATGATCAAAATATTCCTCCTGATCAAGATAACCTCCGGGCCAGGGAAATAAGTAACAGATCCAAAAATGCAAAAGCTTTACATGCAATTCAACTCGCATGTGGATCTGAGAATCTCTCCAAcataagaaaagagaaaaatgcgAGAGACGCTTGGAATCACTTGAAGTTCACCTTCAGCGAGGACTCGAGAGCCTTTCCAGATACTGAGCAGGGAAGTGAAAGTCAACACATTTTCAAGCTCCACAGTTACATCAAGAGAGGCTACTGGAACGATGCAAAATCCTTCATCGAAAGAAACACCGATGCAATCTTCTTTACCGTGCCCTCTTCAGGAAGAACCGTCCTTCACGTCGCGGTGGCTTCCGGGCGAAAAGCGATAGTGAAGGAGTTGGTAAGCATAGGGAACCGGCGGCTGCTGAGAATGCAAGACAAAAAGGGATACACTTGTCTTGCTCTTGCTGCTAAATTTACAGATGACACGGAGATCGCGGAGTGGTTGATTAAGAAAGGAGGAACAGAGATGCTAACCATCAAGACCAAAGATGATGACGACGGTGGTGGTGGTGCTGCTTATGATAAAATAACAAAGCGAAAGAAGGATGAGGATGATAACGATGATGGTAATGACAAAGGGAAGATTCCAGTGGTGATAGCAGCAGCCAAGGGTCACAAAAAGATGACCAAGTATCTGTTCTCCCAAACTCCTATTGAGGTCTTTTTCGACAACGATGGCCATTACGGGCTTATGCTTCTCAGGCGATGCATCGATGCAGAAATATTTG GTTTGAGGATACCATCACACTTAGACCTTGACGGTACTAGTATCGAGATCGTTCTACATGTCAAATACGATAAGGAACCACCAAACAGAAATACAGTAGTGGCGAATAGTCATTTTTGGGCAATTCATGTTTTATGGAAAATCATCATCAAAGTAGTGGTTTTCTGGCACTTGAAACTCTCAT GGCTACCTTGTAAGCTATTGATCAAATATGTCACCGATTTCCTTCGAATACTTCCTG GAAGTGAGAAAATGTATGAGATGAAAAGGAACCATTATCTGGTACTTGAAATTCTCGGATGCTTGAGCAGAAAAATGTCATCACTAGATGAACCAGAGCTACATGAGTGCTTAGCCTACGACACTATATTACATGCAGCCAAGCATGGAATTATTGAGTTCATAGATTCAATGAGACACGCGAATCCTGATCTTATGTGGGCCATGGACAAAAATAAGAGGGGCATATTTTCACATGCAATTTTGAATAGACAAGAAAAAGTGTTCCAACTCATTACCAAAATTGAAGGGCATAAAGAGATGATTGCGTCCCGTAAAGACGTGTTTAACAATAACATGTTGCATTTGGCAGCTGCCTTAGGACCTTCCTCTTACCTTGATAGTAGATCCAATGCGGCTCTTCAAATGCAAAGAGAACTTCATTGGTATAAG GCGGTGAAAGATATTGTGCATCCCAAGTGCAAAGAAGCTAAAAATGTTGATGGCAAGAAGCCTCGTGAACTGTTCACCAAAAACCATGAGAGTTTGGTGAAAGAAGGTGAAAATTGGGCAAGAGATACCGCTCGTTCTTTTACGATTGTTGGTACTCTCATCATCACCATCATGTTTGCTGCAGCCTTCTCTGCCTCAGGAGGACGTGATTCAGACACTGGCGTACCCACTTTATTAAGCTTAAGAAAGCGTGCTTTTAAGGTGTTTATTTTAGCAGATGCAATTTCGCTCATCACATCTTCTTCTTCGGTCTTGATTTTTATTTGGATCCTGACGTCGCGTTACGCTGAGAATGATTTCTTCTGGAAGTTACCCGTCAAATTCCTCGCAGGCCTCCTCACCCTGTTTGTTTCAGTGACATCCATGATGATAGCCTTTGGTGCTGCGCTTTATATGATGCTCAAGGGACACAGAGGGATTATAATGGCAGTGGTATCGCTCGCGGTTGTTCCAGTTTTGGTACTCATACCAACACTCTTGTTCCTctcttttgagatttttatatctACATGGAGATCTAGTTTGCTCCCTGACAAGAAGGGATAG